Proteins encoded within one genomic window of Manis pentadactyla isolate mManPen7 chromosome 4, mManPen7.hap1, whole genome shotgun sequence:
- the FUBP1 gene encoding far upstream element-binding protein 1 isoform X14, translating to MADYSTVPPPSSGSAGGGGGGGGGGGVNDAFKDALQRARQIAAKIGGDAGTSLNSNDYGYGGQKRPLEDGDQPDAKKVAPQNDSFGTQLPPMHQQQRSVMTEEYKVPDGMVGFIIGRGGEQISRIQQESGCKIQIAPDSGGLPERSCMLTGTPESVQSAKRLLDQIVEKGRPAPGFHHGDGPGNAVQEIMIPASKAGLVIGKGGETIKQLQERAGVKMVMIQDGPQNTGADKPLRITGDPYKVQQAKEMVLELIRDQGGFREVRNEYGSRIGGNEGIDVPIPRFAVGIVIGRNGEMIKKIQNDAGVRIQFKPDDGTTPDRIAQITGPPDRCQHAAEIITDLLRSVQAGNPGGPGPGGRGRGRGQGNWNMGPPGGLQEFNFIVPTGKTGLIIGKGGETIKSISQQSGARIELQRNPPPNADPNMKLFTIRGTPQQIDYARQLIEEKIGGPVNPLGPPVPHGPHGVPGPHGPPGPPGPGAPMGPYNPAPYNPGPPGPAPHGPPAPYAPQGWGNAYPHWQQQAPPDPAKTGTDPNSAAWAAYYAHYYQQQAQPPPAAPAGAPATTQTNGQGNYGDQQNPAPTGQVDYTKAWEEYYKKMGQAVPAPTGAPPGGQPDYSAAWAEYYRQQAAYYAQTSPQGMPQHPPAPQCLPRPSTLGSAAKSNSAEDAASTKS from the exons ATGGCAGACTATTCAACAGTGCCTCCACCCTCCTCTGGCTCGGCTGGTGGTGGAGGGGGTGGCGGTGGTGGTGGAGGAGTTAACGATGCTTTCAAAGATGCTCTGCAGAGAGCCCGGCAG ATTGCAGCAAAAATTGGAGGTGATGCTGGTACGTCACTGAATTCAAATGACTATGGTTATGGGGGACAAAAAAGACCTTTGGAAGATGGAG ATCAACCTGATGCTAAGAAAGTTGCTCCTCAAAATGACT ctTTTGGAACACAGTTACCACCAATGCACCAGCAACAAAG GTCTGTAATGACAGAAGAATACAAAGTTCCAGATGGAATGGTTGGATTTA TAATTGGCAGAGGAGGCGAGCAGATCTCACGCATACAACAGGAATCTGGATGCAAAATACAGATAGCTCCTG ACAGCGGTGGCCTTCCGGAAAGGTCTTGTATGCTAACTGGAACACCTGAATCTGTCCA ATCAGCAAAACGGTTGTTGGACCAGATTGTTGAAAAAGGAAGACCAGCCCCTGGCTTCCATCATGGTGATGGACCAGGAAATGCCGTTCAAGAAATAATGATTCCAGCTAGCAAGGCAGGATTAGTTATTGGAAAGGGGGGAGAGACTATTAAACAACTtcag GAGCGGGCTGGAGTTAAAATGGTTATGATTCAAGATGGACCGCAGAACACTGGTGCAGACAAACCTCTTAGGATTACAGGCGACCCATACAAAGTTCAA CAAGCCAAGGAAATGGTGTTAGAGTTAATTCGTGATCAAGGTGGTTTCAGAGAAGTTCGAAATGAGTATGGGTCAAGAATAGGAGGAAATGAAGGGATAGAT GTCCCCATTCCCAGATTTGCTGTTGGCATTGTAATAGGAAGAAATGGAgagatgattaaaaaaatacagaatgatGCTGGTGTTCGAATTCAGTTTAAGCCAG ATGATGGAACAACACCTGATAGAATAGCACAAATAACAGGACCTCCAGACCGATGTCAGCATGCCGCGGAAATTATTACAGACCTTCTTCGGAGTGTCCAG GCCGGTAACCCTGGTGGACCTGGACCTGGTGGTCGAGGAAGAGGTAGAGGTCAAGGCAACTGGAATATGGGACCACCTGGTGGACTACAGGAATTTAATTTCATTGTACcaactgggaaaactggattaaTAATAGGAAAAG GAGGTGAAACCATAAAAAGCATAAGCCAACAGTCTGGTGCAAGAATAGAACTTCAGAGAAATCCTCCACCTAATGCAGATCCTAATATGAAGTTATTTACAATTCGTGGCACTCCACAGCAAATAGACTATGCTCGGcaactcatagaagaaaagatTGGT GGCCCAGTAAATCCTTTAGGGCCACCTGTACCCCATGGGCCCCATGGTGTCCCCGGCCCCCATGGGCCTCCTGGGCCTCCAGGGCCTGGAGCTCCAATGGGACCATACAACCCTGCACCTTATAACCCAGGACCACCTGGCCCTGCTCCTCA TGGTCCTCCAGCCCCTTATGctccccaggggtggggaaaTGCATATCCACACTGGCAACAACAAGCTCCTCCTGATCCAG CTAAGACAGGAACAGATCCGAATTCAGCAGCTTGGGCTGCTTATTATGCTCACTATTATCAACAACAAGCACAGCCACCACCTGCAGCTCCTGCCGGTGCTCCAGCTACAACCCAAACGAATGGACAAGGTAACTACG GAGATCAGCAGAATCCAGCTCCCACTGGACAGGTTGATTATACCAAGGCTTGGGAAGAGTACTACAAGAAAATGG GTCAAGCAGTTCCTGCTCCTACTGGTGCTCCACCAGGTGGTCAGCCTGATTATAGTGCAGCCTGGGCTGAGTACTATAGACAACAAGCAGCCTACTATGCCCAGACAAGTCCCCAGGGAATGCCACAACATCCTCCAGCACCTCAG TGCCTTCCCAGACCTTCCACCTTAGGTTCTGCTGCAAAAAGCAACAG TGCTGAAGATGCTGCAAGCACCAAATCATAG
- the FUBP1 gene encoding far upstream element-binding protein 1 isoform X17 produces the protein MADYSTVPPPSSGSAGGGGGGGGGGGVNDAFKDALQRARQIAAKIGGDAGTSLNSNDYGYGGQKRPLEDGDQPDAKKVAPQNDSFGTQLPPMHQQQRSVMTEEYKVPDGMVGFIIGRGGEQISRIQQESGCKIQIAPDSGGLPERSCMLTGTPESVQSAKRLLDQIVEKGRPAPGFHHGDGPGNAVQEIMIPASKAGLVIGKGGETIKQLQERAGVKMVMIQDGPQNTGADKPLRITGDPYKVQQAKEMVLELIRDQGGFREVRNEYGSRIGGNEGIDVPIPRFAVGIVIGRNGEMIKKIQNDAGVRIQFKPDDGTTPDRIAQITGPPDRCQHAAEIITDLLRSVQAGNPGGPGPGGRGRGRGQGNWNMGPPGGLQEFNFIVPTGKTGLIIGKGGETIKSISQQSGARIELQRNPPPNADPNMKLFTIRGTPQQIDYARQLIEEKIGGPVNPLGPPVPHGPHGVPGPHGPPGPPGPGAPMGPYNPAPYNPGPPGPAPHGPPAPYAPQGWGNAYPHWQQQAPPDPAKTGTDPNSAAWAAYYAHYYQQQAQPPPAAPAGAPATTQTNGQGDQQNPAPTGQVDYTKAWEEYYKKMGQAVPAPTGAPPGGQPDYSAAWAEYYRQQAAYYAQTSPQGMPQHPPAPQCLPRPSTLGSAAKSNSAEDAASTKS, from the exons ATGGCAGACTATTCAACAGTGCCTCCACCCTCCTCTGGCTCGGCTGGTGGTGGAGGGGGTGGCGGTGGTGGTGGAGGAGTTAACGATGCTTTCAAAGATGCTCTGCAGAGAGCCCGGCAG ATTGCAGCAAAAATTGGAGGTGATGCTGGTACGTCACTGAATTCAAATGACTATGGTTATGGGGGACAAAAAAGACCTTTGGAAGATGGAG ATCAACCTGATGCTAAGAAAGTTGCTCCTCAAAATGACT ctTTTGGAACACAGTTACCACCAATGCACCAGCAACAAAG GTCTGTAATGACAGAAGAATACAAAGTTCCAGATGGAATGGTTGGATTTA TAATTGGCAGAGGAGGCGAGCAGATCTCACGCATACAACAGGAATCTGGATGCAAAATACAGATAGCTCCTG ACAGCGGTGGCCTTCCGGAAAGGTCTTGTATGCTAACTGGAACACCTGAATCTGTCCA ATCAGCAAAACGGTTGTTGGACCAGATTGTTGAAAAAGGAAGACCAGCCCCTGGCTTCCATCATGGTGATGGACCAGGAAATGCCGTTCAAGAAATAATGATTCCAGCTAGCAAGGCAGGATTAGTTATTGGAAAGGGGGGAGAGACTATTAAACAACTtcag GAGCGGGCTGGAGTTAAAATGGTTATGATTCAAGATGGACCGCAGAACACTGGTGCAGACAAACCTCTTAGGATTACAGGCGACCCATACAAAGTTCAA CAAGCCAAGGAAATGGTGTTAGAGTTAATTCGTGATCAAGGTGGTTTCAGAGAAGTTCGAAATGAGTATGGGTCAAGAATAGGAGGAAATGAAGGGATAGAT GTCCCCATTCCCAGATTTGCTGTTGGCATTGTAATAGGAAGAAATGGAgagatgattaaaaaaatacagaatgatGCTGGTGTTCGAATTCAGTTTAAGCCAG ATGATGGAACAACACCTGATAGAATAGCACAAATAACAGGACCTCCAGACCGATGTCAGCATGCCGCGGAAATTATTACAGACCTTCTTCGGAGTGTCCAG GCCGGTAACCCTGGTGGACCTGGACCTGGTGGTCGAGGAAGAGGTAGAGGTCAAGGCAACTGGAATATGGGACCACCTGGTGGACTACAGGAATTTAATTTCATTGTACcaactgggaaaactggattaaTAATAGGAAAAG GAGGTGAAACCATAAAAAGCATAAGCCAACAGTCTGGTGCAAGAATAGAACTTCAGAGAAATCCTCCACCTAATGCAGATCCTAATATGAAGTTATTTACAATTCGTGGCACTCCACAGCAAATAGACTATGCTCGGcaactcatagaagaaaagatTGGT GGCCCAGTAAATCCTTTAGGGCCACCTGTACCCCATGGGCCCCATGGTGTCCCCGGCCCCCATGGGCCTCCTGGGCCTCCAGGGCCTGGAGCTCCAATGGGACCATACAACCCTGCACCTTATAACCCAGGACCACCTGGCCCTGCTCCTCA TGGTCCTCCAGCCCCTTATGctccccaggggtggggaaaTGCATATCCACACTGGCAACAACAAGCTCCTCCTGATCCAG CTAAGACAGGAACAGATCCGAATTCAGCAGCTTGGGCTGCTTATTATGCTCACTATTATCAACAACAAGCACAGCCACCACCTGCAGCTCCTGCCGGTGCTCCAGCTACAACCCAAACGAATGGACAAG GAGATCAGCAGAATCCAGCTCCCACTGGACAGGTTGATTATACCAAGGCTTGGGAAGAGTACTACAAGAAAATGG GTCAAGCAGTTCCTGCTCCTACTGGTGCTCCACCAGGTGGTCAGCCTGATTATAGTGCAGCCTGGGCTGAGTACTATAGACAACAAGCAGCCTACTATGCCCAGACAAGTCCCCAGGGAATGCCACAACATCCTCCAGCACCTCAG TGCCTTCCCAGACCTTCCACCTTAGGTTCTGCTGCAAAAAGCAACAG TGCTGAAGATGCTGCAAGCACCAAATCATAG
- the FUBP1 gene encoding far upstream element-binding protein 1 isoform X9 has translation MADYSTVPPPSSGSAGGGGGGGGGGGVNDAFKDALQRARQIAAKIGGDAGTSLNSNDYGYGGQKRPLEDGDGSWTSPSSTTHWEGMPSPFKDQPDAKKVAPQNDSFGTQLPPMHQQQSRSVMTEEYKVPDGMVGFIIGRGGEQISRIQQESGCKIQIAPDSGGLPERSCMLTGTPESVQSAKRLLDQIVEKGRPAPGFHHGDGPGNAVQEIMIPASKAGLVIGKGGETIKQLQERAGVKMVMIQDGPQNTGADKPLRITGDPYKVQQAKEMVLELIRDQGGFREVRNEYGSRIGGNEGIDVPIPRFAVGIVIGRNGEMIKKIQNDAGVRIQFKPDDGTTPDRIAQITGPPDRCQHAAEIITDLLRSVQAGNPGGPGPGGRGRGRGQGNWNMGPPGGLQEFNFIVPTGKTGLIIGKGGETIKSISQQSGARIELQRNPPPNADPNMKLFTIRGTPQQIDYARQLIEEKIGGPVNPLGPPVPHGPHGVPGPHGPPGPPGPGAPMGPYNPAPYNPGPPGPAPHGPPAPYAPQGWGNAYPHWQQQAPPDPAKTGTDPNSAAWAAYYAHYYQQQAQPPPAAPAGAPATTQTNGQGDQQNPAPTGQVDYTKAWEEYYKKMGQAVPAPTGAPPGGQPDYSAAWAEYYRQQAAYYAQTSPQGMPQHPPAPQCLPRPSTLGSAAKSNSAEDAASTKS, from the exons ATGGCAGACTATTCAACAGTGCCTCCACCCTCCTCTGGCTCGGCTGGTGGTGGAGGGGGTGGCGGTGGTGGTGGAGGAGTTAACGATGCTTTCAAAGATGCTCTGCAGAGAGCCCGGCAG ATTGCAGCAAAAATTGGAGGTGATGCTGGTACGTCACTGAATTCAAATGACTATGGTTATGGGGGACAAAAAAGACCTTTGGAAGATGGAG ATGGCTCTTGGACAAGTCCGAGCAGTACAACACACTGGGAGGGAATGCCCTCTCCTTTTAAAG ATCAACCTGATGCTAAGAAAGTTGCTCCTCAAAATGACT ctTTTGGAACACAGTTACCACCAATGCACCAGCAACAAAG CAGGTCTGTAATGACAGAAGAATACAAAGTTCCAGATGGAATGGTTGGATTTA TAATTGGCAGAGGAGGCGAGCAGATCTCACGCATACAACAGGAATCTGGATGCAAAATACAGATAGCTCCTG ACAGCGGTGGCCTTCCGGAAAGGTCTTGTATGCTAACTGGAACACCTGAATCTGTCCA ATCAGCAAAACGGTTGTTGGACCAGATTGTTGAAAAAGGAAGACCAGCCCCTGGCTTCCATCATGGTGATGGACCAGGAAATGCCGTTCAAGAAATAATGATTCCAGCTAGCAAGGCAGGATTAGTTATTGGAAAGGGGGGAGAGACTATTAAACAACTtcag GAGCGGGCTGGAGTTAAAATGGTTATGATTCAAGATGGACCGCAGAACACTGGTGCAGACAAACCTCTTAGGATTACAGGCGACCCATACAAAGTTCAA CAAGCCAAGGAAATGGTGTTAGAGTTAATTCGTGATCAAGGTGGTTTCAGAGAAGTTCGAAATGAGTATGGGTCAAGAATAGGAGGAAATGAAGGGATAGAT GTCCCCATTCCCAGATTTGCTGTTGGCATTGTAATAGGAAGAAATGGAgagatgattaaaaaaatacagaatgatGCTGGTGTTCGAATTCAGTTTAAGCCAG ATGATGGAACAACACCTGATAGAATAGCACAAATAACAGGACCTCCAGACCGATGTCAGCATGCCGCGGAAATTATTACAGACCTTCTTCGGAGTGTCCAG GCCGGTAACCCTGGTGGACCTGGACCTGGTGGTCGAGGAAGAGGTAGAGGTCAAGGCAACTGGAATATGGGACCACCTGGTGGACTACAGGAATTTAATTTCATTGTACcaactgggaaaactggattaaTAATAGGAAAAG GAGGTGAAACCATAAAAAGCATAAGCCAACAGTCTGGTGCAAGAATAGAACTTCAGAGAAATCCTCCACCTAATGCAGATCCTAATATGAAGTTATTTACAATTCGTGGCACTCCACAGCAAATAGACTATGCTCGGcaactcatagaagaaaagatTGGT GGCCCAGTAAATCCTTTAGGGCCACCTGTACCCCATGGGCCCCATGGTGTCCCCGGCCCCCATGGGCCTCCTGGGCCTCCAGGGCCTGGAGCTCCAATGGGACCATACAACCCTGCACCTTATAACCCAGGACCACCTGGCCCTGCTCCTCA TGGTCCTCCAGCCCCTTATGctccccaggggtggggaaaTGCATATCCACACTGGCAACAACAAGCTCCTCCTGATCCAG CTAAGACAGGAACAGATCCGAATTCAGCAGCTTGGGCTGCTTATTATGCTCACTATTATCAACAACAAGCACAGCCACCACCTGCAGCTCCTGCCGGTGCTCCAGCTACAACCCAAACGAATGGACAAG GAGATCAGCAGAATCCAGCTCCCACTGGACAGGTTGATTATACCAAGGCTTGGGAAGAGTACTACAAGAAAATGG GTCAAGCAGTTCCTGCTCCTACTGGTGCTCCACCAGGTGGTCAGCCTGATTATAGTGCAGCCTGGGCTGAGTACTATAGACAACAAGCAGCCTACTATGCCCAGACAAGTCCCCAGGGAATGCCACAACATCCTCCAGCACCTCAG TGCCTTCCCAGACCTTCCACCTTAGGTTCTGCTGCAAAAAGCAACAG TGCTGAAGATGCTGCAAGCACCAAATCATAG
- the FUBP1 gene encoding far upstream element-binding protein 1 isoform X4, whose translation MADYSTVPPPSSGSAGGGGGGGGGGGVNDAFKDALQRARQIAAKIGGDAGTSLNSNDYGYGGQKRPLEDGDGSWTSPSSTTHWEGMPSPFKDQPDAKKVAPQNDSFGTQLPPMHQQQSRSVMTEEYKVPDGMVGFIIGRGGEQISRIQQESGCKIQIAPDSGGLPERSCMLTGTPESVQSAKRLLDQIVEKGRPAPGFHHGDGPGNAVQEIMIPASKAGLVIGKGGETIKQLQERAGVKMVMIQDGPQNTGADKPLRITGDPYKVQQAKEMVLELIRDQGGFREVRNEYGSRIGGNEGIDVPIPRFAVGIVIGRNGEMIKKIQNDAGVRIQFKPDDGTTPDRIAQITGPPDRCQHAAEIITDLLRSVQAGNPGGPGPGGRGRGRGQGNWNMGPPGGLQEFNFIVPTGKTGLIIGKGGETIKSISQQSGARIELQRNPPPNADPNMKLFTIRGTPQQIDYARQLIEEKIGGPVNPLGPPVPHGPHGVPGPHGPPGPPGPGAPMGPYNPAPYNPGPPGPAPHGPPAPYAPQGWGNAYPHWQQQAPPDPAKTGTDPNSAAWAAYYAHYYQQQAQPPPAAPAGAPATTQTNGQGNYGDQQNPAPTGQVDYTKAWEEYYKKMGQQGQTQDYSKAWEEYYKKQGQAVPAPTGAPPGGQPDYSAAWAEYYRQQAAYYAQTSPQGMPQHPPAPQCRFDPASIELAL comes from the exons ATGGCAGACTATTCAACAGTGCCTCCACCCTCCTCTGGCTCGGCTGGTGGTGGAGGGGGTGGCGGTGGTGGTGGAGGAGTTAACGATGCTTTCAAAGATGCTCTGCAGAGAGCCCGGCAG ATTGCAGCAAAAATTGGAGGTGATGCTGGTACGTCACTGAATTCAAATGACTATGGTTATGGGGGACAAAAAAGACCTTTGGAAGATGGAG ATGGCTCTTGGACAAGTCCGAGCAGTACAACACACTGGGAGGGAATGCCCTCTCCTTTTAAAG ATCAACCTGATGCTAAGAAAGTTGCTCCTCAAAATGACT ctTTTGGAACACAGTTACCACCAATGCACCAGCAACAAAG CAGGTCTGTAATGACAGAAGAATACAAAGTTCCAGATGGAATGGTTGGATTTA TAATTGGCAGAGGAGGCGAGCAGATCTCACGCATACAACAGGAATCTGGATGCAAAATACAGATAGCTCCTG ACAGCGGTGGCCTTCCGGAAAGGTCTTGTATGCTAACTGGAACACCTGAATCTGTCCA ATCAGCAAAACGGTTGTTGGACCAGATTGTTGAAAAAGGAAGACCAGCCCCTGGCTTCCATCATGGTGATGGACCAGGAAATGCCGTTCAAGAAATAATGATTCCAGCTAGCAAGGCAGGATTAGTTATTGGAAAGGGGGGAGAGACTATTAAACAACTtcag GAGCGGGCTGGAGTTAAAATGGTTATGATTCAAGATGGACCGCAGAACACTGGTGCAGACAAACCTCTTAGGATTACAGGCGACCCATACAAAGTTCAA CAAGCCAAGGAAATGGTGTTAGAGTTAATTCGTGATCAAGGTGGTTTCAGAGAAGTTCGAAATGAGTATGGGTCAAGAATAGGAGGAAATGAAGGGATAGAT GTCCCCATTCCCAGATTTGCTGTTGGCATTGTAATAGGAAGAAATGGAgagatgattaaaaaaatacagaatgatGCTGGTGTTCGAATTCAGTTTAAGCCAG ATGATGGAACAACACCTGATAGAATAGCACAAATAACAGGACCTCCAGACCGATGTCAGCATGCCGCGGAAATTATTACAGACCTTCTTCGGAGTGTCCAG GCCGGTAACCCTGGTGGACCTGGACCTGGTGGTCGAGGAAGAGGTAGAGGTCAAGGCAACTGGAATATGGGACCACCTGGTGGACTACAGGAATTTAATTTCATTGTACcaactgggaaaactggattaaTAATAGGAAAAG GAGGTGAAACCATAAAAAGCATAAGCCAACAGTCTGGTGCAAGAATAGAACTTCAGAGAAATCCTCCACCTAATGCAGATCCTAATATGAAGTTATTTACAATTCGTGGCACTCCACAGCAAATAGACTATGCTCGGcaactcatagaagaaaagatTGGT GGCCCAGTAAATCCTTTAGGGCCACCTGTACCCCATGGGCCCCATGGTGTCCCCGGCCCCCATGGGCCTCCTGGGCCTCCAGGGCCTGGAGCTCCAATGGGACCATACAACCCTGCACCTTATAACCCAGGACCACCTGGCCCTGCTCCTCA TGGTCCTCCAGCCCCTTATGctccccaggggtggggaaaTGCATATCCACACTGGCAACAACAAGCTCCTCCTGATCCAG CTAAGACAGGAACAGATCCGAATTCAGCAGCTTGGGCTGCTTATTATGCTCACTATTATCAACAACAAGCACAGCCACCACCTGCAGCTCCTGCCGGTGCTCCAGCTACAACCCAAACGAATGGACAAGGTAACTACG GAGATCAGCAGAATCCAGCTCCCACTGGACAGGTTGATTATACCAAGGCTTGGGAAGAGTACTACAAGAAAATGG GTCAACAAGGGCAGACACAAGATTATTCAAAAGCTTGGGAGGAATATTACAAGAAGCAAG GTCAAGCAGTTCCTGCTCCTACTGGTGCTCCACCAGGTGGTCAGCCTGATTATAGTGCAGCCTGGGCTGAGTACTATAGACAACAAGCAGCCTACTATGCCCAGACAAGTCCCCAGGGAATGCCACAACATCCTCCAGCACCTCAG TGCAGGTTTGATCCAGCCAGTATAGAACTAGCTCTGTAG
- the FUBP1 gene encoding far upstream element-binding protein 1 isoform X18: MADYSTVPPPSSGSAGGGGGGGGGGGVNDAFKDALQRARQIAAKIGGDAGTSLNSNDYGYGGQKRPLEDGDQPDAKKVAPQNDSFGTQLPPMHQQQRSVMTEEYKVPDGMVGFIIGRGGEQISRIQQESGCKIQIAPDSGGLPERSCMLTGTPESVQSAKRLLDQIVEKGRPAPGFHHGDGPGNAVQEIMIPASKAGLVIGKGGETIKQLQERAGVKMVMIQDGPQNTGADKPLRITGDPYKVQQAKEMVLELIRDQGGFREVRNEYGSRIGGNEGIDVPIPRFAVGIVIGRNGEMIKKIQNDAGVRIQFKPDDGTTPDRIAQITGPPDRCQHAAEIITDLLRSVQAGNPGGPGPGGRGRGRGQGNWNMGPPGGLQEFNFIVPTGKTGLIIGKGGETIKSISQQSGARIELQRNPPPNADPNMKLFTIRGTPQQIDYARQLIEEKIGGPVNPLGPPVPHGPHGVPGPHGPPGPPGPGAPMGPYNPAPYNPGPPGPAPHGPPAPYAPQGWGNAYPHWQQQAPPDPAKTGTDPNSAAWAAYYAHYYQQQAQPPPAAPAGAPATTQTNGQGDQQNPAPTGQVDYTKAWEEYYKKMGQAVPAPTGAPPGGQPDYSAAWAEYYRQQAAYYAQTSPQGMPQHPPAPQCRFDPASIELAL, translated from the exons ATGGCAGACTATTCAACAGTGCCTCCACCCTCCTCTGGCTCGGCTGGTGGTGGAGGGGGTGGCGGTGGTGGTGGAGGAGTTAACGATGCTTTCAAAGATGCTCTGCAGAGAGCCCGGCAG ATTGCAGCAAAAATTGGAGGTGATGCTGGTACGTCACTGAATTCAAATGACTATGGTTATGGGGGACAAAAAAGACCTTTGGAAGATGGAG ATCAACCTGATGCTAAGAAAGTTGCTCCTCAAAATGACT ctTTTGGAACACAGTTACCACCAATGCACCAGCAACAAAG GTCTGTAATGACAGAAGAATACAAAGTTCCAGATGGAATGGTTGGATTTA TAATTGGCAGAGGAGGCGAGCAGATCTCACGCATACAACAGGAATCTGGATGCAAAATACAGATAGCTCCTG ACAGCGGTGGCCTTCCGGAAAGGTCTTGTATGCTAACTGGAACACCTGAATCTGTCCA ATCAGCAAAACGGTTGTTGGACCAGATTGTTGAAAAAGGAAGACCAGCCCCTGGCTTCCATCATGGTGATGGACCAGGAAATGCCGTTCAAGAAATAATGATTCCAGCTAGCAAGGCAGGATTAGTTATTGGAAAGGGGGGAGAGACTATTAAACAACTtcag GAGCGGGCTGGAGTTAAAATGGTTATGATTCAAGATGGACCGCAGAACACTGGTGCAGACAAACCTCTTAGGATTACAGGCGACCCATACAAAGTTCAA CAAGCCAAGGAAATGGTGTTAGAGTTAATTCGTGATCAAGGTGGTTTCAGAGAAGTTCGAAATGAGTATGGGTCAAGAATAGGAGGAAATGAAGGGATAGAT GTCCCCATTCCCAGATTTGCTGTTGGCATTGTAATAGGAAGAAATGGAgagatgattaaaaaaatacagaatgatGCTGGTGTTCGAATTCAGTTTAAGCCAG ATGATGGAACAACACCTGATAGAATAGCACAAATAACAGGACCTCCAGACCGATGTCAGCATGCCGCGGAAATTATTACAGACCTTCTTCGGAGTGTCCAG GCCGGTAACCCTGGTGGACCTGGACCTGGTGGTCGAGGAAGAGGTAGAGGTCAAGGCAACTGGAATATGGGACCACCTGGTGGACTACAGGAATTTAATTTCATTGTACcaactgggaaaactggattaaTAATAGGAAAAG GAGGTGAAACCATAAAAAGCATAAGCCAACAGTCTGGTGCAAGAATAGAACTTCAGAGAAATCCTCCACCTAATGCAGATCCTAATATGAAGTTATTTACAATTCGTGGCACTCCACAGCAAATAGACTATGCTCGGcaactcatagaagaaaagatTGGT GGCCCAGTAAATCCTTTAGGGCCACCTGTACCCCATGGGCCCCATGGTGTCCCCGGCCCCCATGGGCCTCCTGGGCCTCCAGGGCCTGGAGCTCCAATGGGACCATACAACCCTGCACCTTATAACCCAGGACCACCTGGCCCTGCTCCTCA TGGTCCTCCAGCCCCTTATGctccccaggggtggggaaaTGCATATCCACACTGGCAACAACAAGCTCCTCCTGATCCAG CTAAGACAGGAACAGATCCGAATTCAGCAGCTTGGGCTGCTTATTATGCTCACTATTATCAACAACAAGCACAGCCACCACCTGCAGCTCCTGCCGGTGCTCCAGCTACAACCCAAACGAATGGACAAG GAGATCAGCAGAATCCAGCTCCCACTGGACAGGTTGATTATACCAAGGCTTGGGAAGAGTACTACAAGAAAATGG GTCAAGCAGTTCCTGCTCCTACTGGTGCTCCACCAGGTGGTCAGCCTGATTATAGTGCAGCCTGGGCTGAGTACTATAGACAACAAGCAGCCTACTATGCCCAGACAAGTCCCCAGGGAATGCCACAACATCCTCCAGCACCTCAG TGCAGGTTTGATCCAGCCAGTATAGAACTAGCTCTGTAG